In Euphorbia lathyris chromosome 9, ddEupLath1.1, whole genome shotgun sequence, the following are encoded in one genomic region:
- the LOC136207104 gene encoding protein RETICULATA-RELATED 1, chloroplastic-like, whose translation MPLSSSLAFSLAPCNCFPNEATTAQCIVNFSSSFQGSNPIKFVFQYPQIHSFSKLYCVKTTGQDGNLIDERVLDFRIDGGGDSGGSGDGGSRGGGGGGGGDEGDSEEEKEFGPIMKFEEVIKEAEMRGIQLPEDMIQAAKTTGIREIFVHRYLDLQGSVWPLGFLMKYCAMLRNRMLADPSFLFKVGTEIVIDSCCATFAEVQKRGKDFWSEFELYAADLLVGMVVGVAMVGMLAPYARIGKPSVSRGLFGNIQQACAALPSSVFEAERPGCKFSVKQRVATYFYKGVLYGSVGFGCGLIGQGIANLIMTAKRSIKKSEEDIPVPPLVQSAVLWGVFLAVSSNTRYQILNGLESLVEASPLAKQVPPVAMAFTVGVRFANNIYGGMQFVDWAKWSGVQ comes from the exons ATGCCTCTGTCTTCTTCACTTGCCTTCAGTCTCGCACCTTGTAATTGCTTCCCCAATGAAGCTACTACAGCCCAATGTATTGttaatttttcttcttccttccaaGGTTCTAATCCGATCAAGTTTGTCTTTCAATACCCTCAAATACACTCTTTTTCAAAACTCTACTGTGTTAAAACGACAGGCCAGGATGGTAATTTGATTGATGAACGAGTTTTGGACTTCAGAATTGATGGCGGCGGTGATAGTGGGGGTTCTGGAGATGGTGGAAGTCGAGGCGGAGGAGGAGGTGGTGGCGGTGATGAGGGTGATAGCGAAGAAGAAAAGGAATTTGGACCTATAATGAAATTTGAAGAAGTGATAAAGGAAGCGGAAATGCGGGGAATTCAACTTCCCGAGGATATGATACAGGCTGCAAAAACCACCGGGATACGTGAAATCTTTGTCCATCGTTACCTGGATTTGCAG GGATCCGTTTGGCCACTAGGGTTTTTAATGAAGTACTGTGCTATGCTGCGGAACCGAATGCTGGCTGATCCTTCTTTCCTTTTCAAAGTTGGAACAGAG ATTGTTATTGATTCTTGTTGTGCAACATTTGCTGAAGTTCAGAAAAGGGGGAAGGACTTTTGGTCAGAGTTTGAGTTGTATGCAGCTGATCTTTTGGTGGGAATGGTTGTTGGCGTTGCTATGGTTGGTATGTTAGCTCCTTATGCTCGTATCGGGAAGCCATCTGTTTCAAGAGGTTTATTTGGAAATATACAACAGGCTTGTGCAGCTCTTCCCAGCAG TGTTTTTGAAGCTGAAAGACCAGGATGTAAGTTCTCTGTGAAGCAGCGTGTGGCCACATACTTCTATAAG GGTGTATTATATGGTTCAGTTGGGTTCGGGTGTGGACTAATCGGCCAAGGCATTGCTAATCTGATCATGACTGCCAAGAG GAGCATAAAGAAATCAGAAGAGGATATTCCAGTGCCACCTCTTGTACAAAGTGCTGTTCTTTGGG GTGTTTTCCTTGCGGTATCATCGAACACTCGTTACCAAATTCTCAACGGACTGGAAAGCCTGGTTGAAGCGTCGCCTTTGGCAAAGCAAGTCCCGCCTGTTGCAATGGCATTTACGGTTGGTGTGCGATTCGCCAACAATATATATGGTGGGATGCAGTTTGTTGATTGGGCGAAGTGGAGTGGGGTGCAATAG
- the LOC136207160 gene encoding leucine-rich repeat receptor-like protein kinase PXL1 — translation MQTQMLIFYCFFGLSLVFIGGVQTTQYDDELSALLSMKSSLIDPSNQLKDWKFSSNVTQSHCNWTGVWCNSNGFVEKLELSNMNLSGKISDQIQGLRGLSLIDISCNAFASSLPKSLGNLTLLKSFDVSQNDFIGSFPTGLGRAGGLTYVNASSNNFSGFLPEDLGNATLLESLDFRGSFFEGSIPTSFGNLQKLKFLGLSGNNLTGNIPREIGQLSSLEIMILGYNVFEGEIPAEIGNLTNLQYLDLAVGTLSGQIPAELGRLKKLTTVYMYKNNFTGKIPPEIGNITALQFLDLSDNQIAGEIPVEITELKNLQLLNLMCNNLTGLIPEKIDELAELEVLELWRNSLTGSLPMNLGQKSQLRWLDVSSNSLSGEIPPGLCLSGNLTKLILFNNSFTDAMPAGLSACKSLVRVRMQNNLISGAIPVGFGSLPILQRLELANNNFTGEIPDDISVSTSLSFIDISQNRLDSSIPYNILSIPKLQTFMVSNNNLKGKIPDQFQDCPSLSVLDLSNNNFSGTIPGSIASCQKLVTLNLRNNQLTGEIPEAISIMPTLAILDLSNNSIVGHIPPNFGNSPALEMVNLSYNKLDGPIPSNGILMTINPNDLIGNAGLCGGTFQPCSSTSSNLKPRENLHTHHILIGLIVGIAVILSLAVAFFTGRYMYKRWYLCHSFFYDWFKKSSKEWPWILVAFQRVSFTSSDILACIKESNIIGMGGTGIVYKAEVNRPHVVVAIKKLWRTDTDIENGSNDLFAEVSLLGRLRHRNIVRLLGYLHNETDVMMINEYMPNGNLWSALHGKEADKLLVDWVSRYNIAVGVAQGLNYLHHDCRPPVIHRDIKSNNILLDANADARIADFGLARMMIHKNETVSMVAGSYGYIAPEYGYTLKVDEKSDIYSFGVVLLELVTGRKPLDPAFGESTDVVGWIRKRLGNNRALEEALDPSIAGECKHVQEEMLLVLRIAVLCTAKNPKDRPSMRDVITMLGEAKPRRKSICHNEVHNSSIEKPVFSNSPVLGLL, via the exons ATGCAAACCCAGATGCTCATTTTCTACTGTTTCTTTGGTCTATCTCTTGTTTTTATTGGAGGAGTCCAAACAACACAGTATGATGATGAATTATCAGCTCTACTATCCATGAAATCTAGCCTAATCGATCCGTCGAATCAGCTCAAAGATTGGAAGTTTTCAAGCAATGTAACTCAGAGTCATTGTAACTGGACTGGAGTATGGTGCAACTCTAATGGCTTTGTGGAGAAACTTGAGCTTTCTAATATGAATCTCAGTGGCAAAATATCAGATCAGATTCAAGGATTACGCGGTCTTTCGTTAATCGACATTTCGTGTAATGCCTTTGCTTCTTCATTGCCTAAATCATTAGGAAACTTGACTCTGCTTAAAAGCTTTGATGTGAGTCAGAATGACTTCATTGGCAGCTTTCCTACCGGACTTGGGAGAGCAGGTGGATTAACTTATGTTAATGCATCCAGCAACAACTTCTCCGGTTTTCTTCCTGAGGATCTTGGCAATGCAACGTTGCTCGAAAGCTTAGATTTTCGGGGGAGTTTTTTCGAAGGTTCAATTCCTACTTCTTTCGGGAATTTGCAGAAGTTAAAGTTCCTTGGTCTTTCTGGCAATAATCTGACTGGAAACATACCAAGAGAGATAGGCCAACTTTCATCTTTAGAGATTATGATTCTCGGATATAACGTGTTCGAAGGAGAAATTCCAGCAGAGATTGGAAACCTCACCAATTTGCAGTACCTTGATTTAGCAGTTGGTACTCTCAGTGGTCAGATTCCTGCTGaattgggaagactgaagaaaCTTACAACTGTTTATATGTATAAGAACAACTTCACAGGAAAGATTCCACCAGAAATTGGCAACATCACAGCACTCCAGTTTCTGGATTTGTCTGATAATCAGATTGCAGGAGAAATCCCGGTGGAGATAACTGAACTGAAGAACTTGCAGCTCTTGAATTTGATGTGCAACAACCTGACAGGTCTAATTCCTGAGAAGATCGATGAGTTAGCTGAATTAGAGGTGCTTGAGCTATGGAGGAATTCATTAACAGGCTCTTTGCCAATGAATCTCGGACAGAAATCGCAACTCCGTTGGCTCGATGTGTCATCGAATTCATTATCTGGTGAAATTCCACCAGGCTTATGTCTGTCTGGGAATCTAACCAAGCtcatcctcttcaataattctttCACAGATGCGATGCCTGCAGGCCTTTCGGCCTGCAAGTCATTAGTCAGAGTTCGGATGCAGAATAATCTGATTTCTGGAGCAATTCCAGTTGGCTTTGGAAGTCTCCCTATACTTCAAAGGCTGGAATTGGCTAACAACAATTTCACTGGTGAAATACCAGATGATATTTCTGTGTCTACTTCACTTTCATTCATCGATATATCTCAAAATCGCCTTGATTCGTCTATCCCGTATAACATCCTCTCCATTCCTAAGCTTCAGACTTTCATGGTCTCCAACAACAACTTGAAAGGCAAAATACCAGATCAATTCCAAGACTGCCCGTCACTTTCGGTGCTTGACCTTTCGAACAACAATTTCTCTGGAACTATTCCGGGAAGCATTGCTTCATGTCAAAAACTGGTGACTCTGAACCTGAGAAACAATCAGCTTACAGGAGAAATCCCGGAAGCAATCTCAATAATGCCTACTTTAGCCATTCTTGACCTGTCTAATAATTCTATAGTTGGTCATATACCACCCAACTTTGGGAATTCACCTGCTCTGGAAATGGTTAACTTGTCATACAATAAGCTCGATGGTCCAATCCCCTCTAATGGCATATTAATGACCATAAATCCTAATGATCTTATTGGAAATGCGGGTCTTTGTGGCGGCACATTTCAACCATgttcttcaacttcttcaaatCTGAAGCCAAGAGAGAATCTGCACACCCATCACATCCTTATCGGGTTAATTGTCGGAATTGCAGTTATCTTATCTCTTGCAGTTGCATTTTTTACTGGGAGATATATGTATAAAAGATGGTACTTGTGTCACAGTTTCTTCTATGATTGGTTCAAGAAAAGCAGTAAAGAATGGCCATGGATTTTAGTAGCATTTCAGCGAGTCAGTTTCACTAGCAGTGACATTCTAGCTTGCATAAAGGAATCAAATATAATAGGCATGGGAGGGACAGGTATTGTCTACAAAGCTGAAGTCAATAGGCCTCATGTAGTTGTGGCAATCAAGAAGCTGTGGAGAACAGACACAGACATAGAAAATGGCAGCAATGACCTATTTGCAGAAGTCAGTCTGCTCGGTAGGCTCAGGCATAGAAACATCGTGCGGTTGCTGGGTTATCTTCACAACGAAACCGATGTGATGATGATAAATGAATACATGCCTAATGGAAATCTTTGGTCAGCCTTGCACGGTAAAGAAGCCGACAAGTTGTTGGTTGACTGGGTTTCAAGGTATAACATAGCTGTTGGGGTTGCACAGGGGCTGAACTATCTCCACCATGATTGTCGTCCGCCAGTTATCCACCGGGATATCAAGTCAAACAACATATTGCTCGATGCAAATGCAGATGCAAGAATAGCAGATTTCGGATTGGCGAGAATGATGATCCACAAGAATGAGACAGTATCAATGGTTGCAGGATCTTATGGATATATTGCACCTG AATACGGATACACTTTGAAGGTTGACGAGAAGAGTGACATTTACAGCTTCGGTGTTGTACTTTTGGAGCTTGTAACAGGGAGAAAACCTCTAGACCCCGCGTTTGGAGAATCCACGGATGTTGTCGGATGGATCCGGAAAAGGCTTGGAAACAACAGAGCACTAGAAGAAGCATTGGATCCGAGCATTGCAGGAGAATGCAAACATGTGCAGGAAGAGATGCTCCTAGTTCTTCGGATTGCAGTTCTATGCACGGCTAAGAATCCAAAGGACAGACCATCTATGAGAGATGTGATAACAATGCTTGGAGAAGCAAAGCCAAGAAGGAAAAGCATCTGTCACAATGAAGTACATAATTCTAGTATAGAAAAACCAGTATTTAGCAACTCTCCTGTACTTGGCCTTCTGTAG